From Coffea arabica cultivar ET-39 chromosome 2e, Coffea Arabica ET-39 HiFi, whole genome shotgun sequence, the proteins below share one genomic window:
- the LOC140036206 gene encoding uncharacterized protein produces the protein MSHNPTIPPSLTPPPTEFIPEPRQVQPVLTPTPSLYKQKSWSPDTYRDEAWQRRKGNHDIRCNRRSKSVTEEDLEELKACIELGFSFDSPKMDQRLSDTFPAYGLFYAVNKNYNDTVSKHITLASPFSSTVSDCHTPSPLDSPHNIFGPGENPQTVKTRLRQWAQVVACAVRQSSR, from the coding sequence ATGTCCCACAACCCCACCATTCCTCCATCACTCACGCCTCCCCCAACGGAGTTCATACCGGAGCCCCGGCAGGTTCAGCCAGTGCTCACACCTACTCCATCTCTGTACAAACAAAAATCCTGGTCTCCGGACACTTATCGTGATGAGGCTTGGCAGCGGCGGAAGGGAAATCACGACATTCGCTGCAACCGTCGGAGTAAGAGTGTGACCGAGGAAGACCTCGAGGAACTCAAAGCTTGTATCGAATTGGGTTTCAGTTTTGACTCCCCAAAAATGGACCAACGTTTGTCTGATACTTTTCCGGCCTATGGACTATTTTATGCTGTAAACAAGAATTACAACGACACAGTTTCTAAGCATATCACTTTGGCATCGCCTTTCTCTTCCACTGTCTCGGACTGCCACACGCCTTCCCCTCTTGACAGCCCTCATAACATCTTTGGTCCAGGTGAAAATCCACAAACGGTGAAGACAAGATTGAGACAGTGGGCACAAGTGGTTGCTTGTGCCGTTCGTCAATCTTCAAGGTGA